A region of the Candidatus Hydrogenedentota bacterium genome:
GCGGGCCTCGATGCGGGTGCGGACGATTATTTGGCAAAGCCCTACGACGCGGGAGAGCTGCGAGCCCGCGTGTCGGTGGGAACACGTCTGATTGAACTCCGGGAGAGTCTGCTTGAGGCGCGAAACGCGTTGGCGCACGAGGCCACGCACGATCCGCTGACCGGGGCCCTGAACCGCAGGGCGGTAACGGAGACAATTGCGCGGGAGCTTTCCCGAAGCAACCGGCATTTGCAAAAAGAGAACTGGGGATTAAGCGTGGGGATTTGTGACGTTGACCATTTCAAGAAGATCAATGACACGATGGGACACGGAGTTGGAGACGAGGTGCTGTGCGAATTGTCGCGGCGTCTAACGAAATCGGTTCGCGCGCATGACACCGTGGGCCGGTTCGGCGGTGAGGAATTCGTCGTTGTGGCCTCCGGGATTGGCGAGGATTATCAGTTTGATTTTTACGAGCGTCTGCGACGGGAGGTGGCTGACGTGCCGTTCGCAACCAACGCCGGTCTTGTTCGAGTCACCCTCAGCATTGGAGCCTCGGCAGCGAACGAGAATCAAACCATGGATGAGGTCCTGTCGGCCGCGGACACGGCGCTGTACCGCGCGAAGGCCCAGGGCCGGAACTGTGTGTGCATCATGAAGCAGGGCACGGAAGGGATCTATCAACCATGCGCATCCT
Encoded here:
- a CDS encoding diguanylate cyclase, producing MRILIAEDDATSRVVLSGVLAKQGHEVVTAVNGVEALRALQGPDAPQLAILDWVMPELTGVEVCSRVRAQPTERPPYIIMLTSKDAKADVVAGLDAGADDYLAKPYDAGELRARVSVGTRLIELRESLLEARNALAHEATHDPLTGALNRRAVTETIARELSRSNRHLQKENWGLSVGICDVDHFKKINDTMGHGVGDEVLCELSRRLTKSVRAHDTVGRFGGEEFVVVASGIGEDYQFDFYERLRREVADVPFATNAGLVRVTLSIGASAANENQTMDEVLSAADTALYRAKAQGRNCVCIMKQGTEGIYQPCAS